A single window of Bombyx mori chromosome 17, ASM3026992v2 DNA harbors:
- the LOC101741334 gene encoding zinc finger protein 1 homolog, with protein MNVCRTCLADKTDKDIFNVKMNKEFKNKTFVDMMIFCLDIMVVKNPTITTKLCAKCYRKILSFHKFKSLAIENDIYLESQCTSAKHQIPLNNNENEIGPTQQFSIQMVDCLSPEMNNKDIIFREQVKTEMVSAHDAENDSIELGKSEPPELESDDEYLSVIKTIKMEYGMDGKDAKIKRKNATERKSNSKKIDNPKNNLKMMCEECGITVKDLKEHMRQHLPPDERPRVNCHLCEETFSSANSKYKHVRRKHMNIKQNCKICNKAVANLKAHILVVHNTESLPFECIACGRGFISKSRLDVHMAVHTKDRPHKCSFCIKRFRTKICMQLHERQVHKKEKNHLCQFCSKTFFKKYHLQVHIRTHTKEKPYECSECGKWFSSKNVLKNHKLIHEDVKRFACTLCDMSFIRNGYLHAHMLSHKKEKRFECQYCGAKFHRSDHRRRHEHTVHRRHLDNAHDTPFTAI; from the exons ATGAATGTATGCAGAACTTGTCTTGCGGACAAAACTGACAAGGACATATTTAATGTAAAGATGAATAAagagtttaaaaacaaaacttttgttGACATGATGATATTTTGTCTGGATATAATG GTTGTTAAAAATCCAACCATTACAACAAAACTTTGTGCAAAATGCTacagaaaaatattatcatttcataaatttaaatcgCTGGCCATagaaaatgatatttatttagaaagTCAGTGTACATCTGCCAAGCACCAGATTCCACTCAATAACAATGAGAATGAGATTGGGCCCACACAACAGTTTAGTATACAAATGGTTGACTGTCTCTCTCCTGAAATGAACAACAAAGATATAATATTCAGAGAACAAGTCAAGACAGAAATGGTATCGGCTCATGATGCAGAAAATGACAGTATCGAGTTAGGAAAATCAGAGCCTCCAGAGTTAGAGTCTGATGATGAATACTTGagtgtaattaaaacaattaaaatggaGTATGGTATGGATGGTAAAGATGCTAAGATCAAACGTAAAAATG CTACTGAAAGAAAATCAAATTCCAAAAAGATAGATaatccaaaaaataatttaaaaatgatgtGCGAGGAATGCGGAATTACTGTAAAAGATTTAAAAGAGCATATGAGACAACATCTTCCTCCAGACGAGAGACCAAGAGTCAATTGTCACCTTTGTGAGGAAACTTTTTCATCGGCCAATTCAAAATACAAACATGTGAGACGTAAACATATGAACATCAAACAGAATTGTAAAATCTGTAATAAGG CTGTCGCAAACCTGAAAGCGCACATATTAGTGGTGCACAATACGGAATCACTGCCGTTTGAATGTATAGCATGCGGACGCGGGTTCATATCGAAGTCGCGCCTTGACGTTCATATGGCGGTGCACACCAAGGATCGCCCTCATAAATGCTCATTTTGCATTAAACGGTTTAGGACTAAGATTTGCATGCAGCTACACGA GCGACAAGTCCACAAAAAGGAGAAGAATCATCTCTGTCAGTTCTGTTcgaaaacttttttcaaaaaatatcacTTACAAGTGCAtataag AACTCACACGAAGGAGAAACCGTACGAATGCAGCGAGTGCGGCAAGTGGTTCAGCTCGAAGAACGTGCTGAAGAACCACAAGCTCATACACGAGGACGTGAAGAGATTCGCGTGCACGCTCTGCGATATGTCGTTCATTAGAAACGG GTACCTGCATGCGCACATGCTGTCCCACAAGAAAGAGAAACGCTTCGAGTGTCAGTACTGCGGGGCGAAGTTCCACCGCTCCGACCACAGGAGGCGCCACGAGCACACCGTGCACCGCCGACACCTCGACAACGCTCACGACACACCCTTCACGGCCATATAA
- the LOC101741192 gene encoding CAP-Gly domain-containing linker protein 1 yields MSDFRGSGTSIDCGCTEDSRSTESPLPLTCDCPRDEHDLVVHEENCLFHRNERIIFPHEVEECECVTPPFEDGICKCCRCPVDQCHCNKAGREAFDQWRSKRELGAMPAVLESTHPLMQRFQDTLKQFLEKENALAEEEILNLREELRLSKLAYDKDLEVIYRSDHDTNAQRALIEEYESSLSERTAEREAAERRARESNEKYKRAKEKLEQDLITEREATEELEALTSLCRQLEEWRDETESDLTVSQRMSDKMKAEKRQLAQEKRELDMFIFGLSNEVWKLESKLEMFQKQLEIKNSEMEKVNDKVTAYATELEDLELDKRRLVSLWNSVLVNIQQRDRVYDAVRDDYRTLQENYRTLLNNLEITKKLAMEEMNKGKEIAMNKDKLQYDLDRAVKLFDTEDMKRVNLETQIAELTEAIEMTERDQEMIKSENQTMRNILKSSEKDYDRKNELKLKLENDILANLQECLLNDKAVESMANGIKKMRELSRKQEISLTTMENQHAKMMMDLEIYRNRQAKNQQVMDETLAQVKAKEKELEELQEKYDQKAMVIVRKQRELDIVMKKYTALKEIFDLKSPQERRIEELELQIKELRERTEGMQHEWLRLQGHVVKLTEQHHKMATDINLINKQIQICEQKIMRIQAERDTVQQERGKVERSLRELRGRLEVLERTRKEANERNDTAQKSNLSVTHEYSANLKDAEAEIIQLEEDIDAMDKEKMNLTQELDRVQREALVWQRKGILAVELKKNMQAAKSAAGEIGQMKNEIHRMEVRREHLRRTSEKLADDLALYVTRRDTAMEKCRAAAAVEKAHGHSGHTSQSVYRHKLRLARADVARVTKDLADAKSHLENLEKEQERLDREVFETSAMNSQLEEQVASLIQECQDTERQKSWLLERVIRSQRLGNELATAVKRQSFRVKKSKSTVTAEYTQARAVNEQLKQVMETMNTEFPQLNYTFEGILNMLNINAPENSAGLPEDGACLCIDEENAENVAEKPLCP; encoded by the exons ATGTCCGATTTCCGAGGATCTGGTACATCCATAGACTGCGGTTGCACGGAGGACAGTCGTTCGACAGAATCACCGCTGCCACTCACCTGCGATTGTCCAAGAGACGAACATGATCTTGTGGTCCACGAGGAGAATTGCCTGTTCCACAGGAACGAGAGAATTATATTTCCGCAC gAAGTCGAAGAGTGCGAGTGCGTGACTCCTCCGTTTGAAGATGGGATCTGCAAGTGCTGCCGGTGCCCGGTCGACCAGTGCCACTGCAACAAGGCCGGCAGAGAGGCCTTCGACCA gtggCGCAGCAAAAGAGAATTAGGTGCGATGCCAGCAGTGTTGGAATCAACTCATCCGCTGATGCAACGGTTCCAGGATACGCTCAAGCAGTTTCTCGAGAAGGAGAACGCTCTTGCTGAAGAGGAGATTCTTAATTTG CGTGAAGAGCTCCGCCTGAGCAAGCTAGCCTACGATAAGGACTTGGAAGTGATCTATCGAAGCGATCACGATACAAATGCGCAAAGa GCTTTGATTGAGGAGTATGAGAGTAGCTTATCTGAGAGGACAGCGGAACGCGAGGCAGCGGAACGAAGGGCTCGAGAATCGAACGAGAAATACAAAAGAGCCAAGGAGAAGCTTGAACAAGATCTTATCACTG AACGTGAAGCGACTGAGGAGTTAGAAGCTCTGACATCTTTATGCCGACAACTGGAAGAGTGGCGTGATGAGACAGAATCAGATCTGACCGTCAGCCAACGGATGTCAGACAAGATGAAGGCGGAGAAACGACAGCTCGCACAGGAAAAAAGAGAGCTG GATATGTTCATATTCGGCCTGAGTAATGAAGTCTGGAAGCTCGAGTCTAAACTAGAAATGTTCCAGAAACAACTCGAGATCAAGAATTCCGAAATGGAGAAAGTCAACGACAAG GTGACAGCGTATGCTACAGAACTGGAAGACTTGGAGTTAGACAAACGGCGTCTAGTCAGTCTCTGGAACTCTGTTCTTGTTAACATCCAACAGCGTGATCGCGTCTACGATGCTGTCAGAGACGACTACCG AACACTTCAAGAAAACTATCGCACGTTACTGAACAATTTGGAGATTACAAAGAAACTTGCAATGGAGGAGATGAACAAAGGAAAAGAAATCGCCATGAACAAGGACAAGCTGCAGTATGATTTGGATCGGGCTGTTAAATTAT TTGACACTGAAGACATGAAACGGGTTAATTTGGAAACTCAAATTGCAGAACTAACTGAAGCTATAGAGATGACAGAGAGAGATCAGGAAATGATTAAGTCT GAAAATCAAACGATGCGAAACATTTTGAAGAGTTCGGAGAAAGATTACGATCGTAAAAACGAGCTCAAACTCAAACTGGAAAATGATATATTAGCGAATCTACAAGAGTGTTTATTGAATGATAAAGCAGTTGAATCAATGGCGAACGGTATCAAGAAGATGAGGGAGCTATCCAGGAAACAG GAAATATCTCTAACCACAATGGAGAACCAACACGCGAAGATGATGATGGACCTCGAAATCTATCGCAACAGGCAAGCAAAGAATCAGCAGGTAATGGACGAAACACTCGCTCAAGTGAAAGCGAAAGAGAAGGAGCTGGAAGAGCTTCAAGAGAAGTACGATCAGAAGGCGATGGTCATCGTCAGGAAGCAACGGGAACTGGATATCGTGATGAAGAAGTACACGGCTTTGAAGGAAATTTTTGAT TTGAAATCGCCGCAAGAGCGTCGCATCGAAGAGTTGGAGCTGCAGATCAAAGAATTGCGTGAACGAACCGAAGGGATGCAGCACGAGTGGCTTCGTCTGCAGGGACACGTCGTCAAACTGACCGAGCAACACCACAAGATGGCCACGGACATCAACTTGATTAACAAAC AGATTCAAATATGTGAGCAGAAGATTATGCGGATACAGGCGGAGCGCGACACGGTTCAACAAGAGCGCGGTAAAGTCGAGAGATCGCTGCGAGAGTTGCGAGGGAGGCTCGAAGTGCTGGAGAGGACGAGGAAGGAGGCGAACGAACGAAACGATACGGCGCAGAAGAGTAACCTCTCTGTTACACACGAGTATTCTGCTAATTTGAAG GACGCGGAGGCAGAAATAATTCAACTGGAAGAAGATATTGATGCGATGGACAAGGAGAAGATGAACTTGACTCAAGAGCTCGACCGCGTACAGAGGGAGGCTTTGGTCTGGCAGAGGAAA GGCATTTTAGCCGTCGAACTGAAGAAGAACATGCAAGCCGCCAAATCAGCCGCCGGCGAGATAGGACAAATGAAAAACGAAATACACCGAATGGAG GTTCGTCGAGAGCACCTTCGTCGGACCAGCGAGAAGTTGGCGGATGATCTAGCGCTGTACGTGACGCGACGCGACACCGCCATGGAGAAGTgtcgcgccgccgccgccgttGAGAAGGCGCACGGACACTCTGGACACACCTCGCAGTCTGTCTACCGACACAAGCTGAGACTGGCTAGAGCCGATGTCGCTAGAGTTACGAAG GATTTAGCTGATGCGAAAAGTCATTTAGAAAATCTGGAAAAGGAACAAGAGCGCTTAGATCGGGAAGTGTTTGAAACGAGCGCAATGAACTCGCAGCTGGAGGAGCAAGTCGCTTCACTCATCCAGGAGTGTCAGGACACTGAGCGACAGAAGTCATGG CTTCTAGAACGTGTTATTAGGAGCCAGCGTCTCGGCAACGAATTAGCGACGGCTGTCAAACGTCAATCGTTTCGCGTCAAAAAATCGAAATCGACCGTCACAGCGGAATACACGCAAGCCAGGGCGGTAAATGAACAACTAAAACAAGTCATGGAAACTATGAACACGGAATTCCCACAATTGAACTACACGTTCGAAGGAATTTTGAATATGTTGAATATTAACGCGCCCGAAAATTCAGCGGGCCTACCCGAGGACGGAGCTTGTCTATGTATCGACGAGGAGAATGCCGAGAACGTCGCGGAAAAACCATTGTGTCCATAa